In one Candidatus Peribacter riflensis genomic region, the following are encoded:
- a CDS encoding metallo-beta-lactamase family protein: MKFIPHGAAREVTGTCHEIQVQTPGGMRRVLLDCGLFQGKRAESAQKNAVFTFDPGKDIDAVVLTHAHMDHVGRIPVLFKRGFAGPVFCTYATKDLAEVMLQDGGYIQEKDEEYFRKHISKSRLPTEGPLYTQADAKSCLVLFRGENMGEWFPVCDGVRAQFIEAGHIVGAVMVVLEVTESPSPSGSVSASPGLRRGNPAVRRIGFSGDLGRNLLPIIRDPAPMPPVETLICESTYGNRAHEDIDTARHHLRDAIVRTAQRGGKVLIPAFSLERAQEILFDLHLLWDQKEIPALPVIVDSPLTTKVTEVFMKHPECYDKDMYEKFLAKAKNPFQFSLVRFTETPEESKALNTTPGPMVILAGSGMCEAGRIRHHLKNGIEDARNTVVAVGYMAENTLGRRLIDPTVTQVKIFDELLTKKAEVVSIAAYSGHADMADLDRFILQTEGVQHLILVHGEPSQMDPLAERMAHVRSGMTIHKPAREEEVAL, translated from the coding sequence ATGAAATTTATTCCCCACGGCGCAGCGCGCGAAGTGACCGGAACCTGCCACGAAATCCAGGTGCAGACACCGGGAGGGATGCGGCGCGTGCTGCTCGATTGCGGTCTCTTTCAGGGCAAGCGCGCGGAATCGGCACAGAAGAATGCTGTATTCACGTTCGATCCCGGCAAAGATATCGATGCCGTTGTCCTCACCCATGCGCACATGGATCACGTGGGGCGCATTCCCGTGCTCTTTAAGCGCGGTTTTGCCGGGCCGGTCTTCTGCACGTACGCCACCAAAGATCTGGCCGAGGTGATGCTGCAGGATGGCGGCTACATCCAGGAGAAAGACGAAGAGTACTTCCGCAAGCACATTAGCAAATCCCGTCTGCCCACCGAAGGTCCGCTCTATACGCAAGCGGATGCCAAATCGTGTCTGGTGCTCTTCCGGGGCGAGAATATGGGCGAGTGGTTTCCTGTCTGCGACGGGGTCAGGGCGCAGTTCATCGAGGCCGGGCACATCGTGGGGGCAGTGATGGTCGTGCTCGAGGTCACGGAAAGCCCGTCTCCGTCCGGCTCCGTGTCCGCTTCGCCGGGACTGCGCCGTGGCAATCCGGCTGTTCGCCGGATTGGATTCAGCGGAGATCTGGGTCGCAACTTGCTCCCCATCATCCGCGATCCCGCCCCCATGCCTCCGGTCGAGACACTCATCTGCGAGAGTACGTACGGCAACCGTGCGCATGAAGATATCGATACCGCACGCCATCACCTGCGCGACGCAATCGTGCGCACGGCGCAGCGCGGCGGCAAAGTGCTGATTCCCGCTTTCTCGCTCGAACGCGCGCAAGAAATCCTCTTCGACCTCCATTTACTCTGGGATCAGAAAGAGATTCCCGCACTGCCCGTGATCGTGGATTCGCCGCTCACCACCAAGGTGACCGAGGTCTTCATGAAACACCCGGAGTGTTACGACAAAGACATGTATGAGAAGTTCCTCGCCAAGGCGAAGAATCCGTTCCAGTTCTCGCTCGTGCGCTTCACCGAAACGCCAGAAGAGAGCAAGGCGCTCAACACGACTCCGGGTCCGATGGTCATTCTGGCGGGGTCGGGCATGTGCGAGGCGGGACGCATCCGGCACCATCTGAAGAACGGCATTGAGGATGCGCGAAATACGGTGGTCGCGGTGGGGTACATGGCCGAGAACACGCTGGGCCGCCGGCTGATTGACCCGACCGTGACGCAGGTGAAGATCTTCGACGAGCTCCTGACAAAGAAGGCCGAGGTCGTGAGCATCGCCGCGTACTCCGGTCATGCCGATATGGCCGACTTGGACCGCTTCATCCTGCAGACGGAGGGCGTGCAGCATCTCATTTTGGTCCACGGGGAGCCGTCGCAAATGGATCCGCTGGCGGAGCGCATGGCGCACGTGCGGTCGGGCATGACGATCCACAAGCCGGCCCGGGAGGAAGAAGTGGCGCTCTGA
- a CDS encoding 23S rRNA pseudouridine2604 synthase has product MQERLQKILSARGIASRRKAEEYITQGLVKVNGTVALLGQKADPEADTIEVDGTVLEARKEMLYYLMNKPRGVVTTNIETNKGSEGNKKDTGYKGNTGNRGERSSFISSHSSISFPSSLNAPTIRDLLPSNLRGKIFPIGRLDKDSEGLLLFTNDGVLANRLTHPKFDHEKEYEVTVTYPITEGALEKMRKGMMILGEKTKPALVRKTGTKTFSITLTEGKNRQIRRMCQKVGAEVVRLVRTRIMTIRDLQLKPGRMRALTDAERVGLLAAVGL; this is encoded by the coding sequence ATGCAAGAGCGTCTGCAGAAAATTCTTTCTGCGAGAGGAATTGCCTCCCGCCGCAAGGCTGAAGAGTACATCACGCAGGGGCTGGTGAAGGTGAATGGCACGGTGGCTCTGCTCGGCCAGAAAGCCGACCCGGAAGCAGATACCATCGAGGTGGATGGCACAGTGCTCGAAGCGCGGAAAGAGATGCTCTATTACCTCATGAATAAGCCACGGGGAGTGGTGACGACGAATATTGAAACCAATAAAGGATCGGAAGGAAACAAAAAAGATACAGGATATAAAGGAAATACAGGAAATAGAGGAGAGCGGTCATCCTTTATTTCTTCTCATTCCTCTATTTCTTTTCCTTCCTCTCTGAACGCTCCTACTATCCGCGATCTGCTTCCGTCGAACCTTCGAGGGAAGATCTTTCCCATCGGCCGTTTAGACAAAGATAGCGAAGGATTGCTGCTGTTCACCAATGACGGCGTGCTTGCCAACCGTCTCACCCATCCAAAATTCGATCACGAAAAAGAGTACGAAGTCACCGTGACGTATCCCATCACCGAGGGGGCGCTGGAGAAAATGCGGAAGGGGATGATGATTCTCGGCGAAAAGACGAAGCCGGCGCTTGTACGCAAGACGGGAACGAAAACATTTTCGATCACGCTCACCGAAGGCAAGAACCGCCAGATCCGGCGCATGTGTCAGAAAGTGGGCGCGGAGGTGGTGCGTCTGGTGCGCACGCGGATCATGACCATCCGCGATCTCCAGTTGAAACCGGGGCGCATGCGTGCTCTGACGGATGCGGAACGGGTGGGACTCCTGGCTGCCGTTGGTCTATAA